One part of the Pseudopipra pipra isolate bDixPip1 chromosome 3, bDixPip1.hap1, whole genome shotgun sequence genome encodes these proteins:
- the CDC42EP3 gene encoding cdc42 effector protein 3: protein MPAKTPIYLKAANNKKGKKFKLRDILSPDMISPPLGDFRHTIHIGKEGQHDVFGDISFLQGNYELLPGNEGETRVSQSGLHNEFLRANSTSESMFTETPSPVLKNAISLPAIGGSQALTLPLLSPVTFSSKQESIRSSRNPRLSCEPVIEEKLQEKSKQMEDGETYKDDIWEQNGSSSHFTNSSDSHSSSFSERCTDWQTVDLFDDSRLSCELTKTKTKSEESLSDLAGSLLSLQLDLGPSLLDEVLNVMDKNKS, encoded by the coding sequence ATGCCAGCCAAGACACCCATCTACTTGAAAGCTGCTAACAataagaaagggaagaaattcaAACTAAGGGATATCTTATCTCCTGATATGATCAGTCCACCACTTGGAGATTTTCGTCACACCATACACATTGGAAAAGAGGGACAACATGATGTTTTTGGAGACATCTCCTTTCTGCAGGGCAACTATGAGCTTTTGCCTGGAAATGAAGGTGAAACCAGAGTTAGCCAGTCTGGTCTCCACAATGAATTCTTAAGGGCAAACAGCACTTCTGAATCCATGTTTACAGAAACTCCATCACCAGTGCTCAAAAATGCTATTTCCCTTCCTGCCATTGGTGGTTCTCAAGCCCTTACTTTGCCCTTATTGTCACCAGTGACATTTAGTTCAAAGCAAGAATCCATCAGGTCATCAAGAAATCCTAGGCTTAGCTGTGAGCCAGtaatagaagaaaaattgcAGGAGAAAAGTAAACAGATGGAGGATGGAGAAACATACAAAGATGACATATGGGAGCAAAATGGTTCTTCGTCGCATTTTACCAATAGTAGCGACAGTCACTCATCCAGTTTTTCTGAACGATGCACTGATTGGCAGACAGTTGATTTATTTGATGACAGTCGGCTTTCATGTGAACTAACCAAGACAAAGACTAAGTCAGAAGAATCCCTCTCAGATCTTGCAGGCTCTCTTCTCTCACTACAACTTGACTTGGGGCCTTCACTTTTGGATGAGGTCCTCAATGTAATGGACAAGAATAAATCTTAG